The following is a genomic window from Gemmatimonadaceae bacterium.
TTTCCGCGAGCCCGCGAGTGATCAGCGCGGCGCGCGCATTGAAACCGAGCCCAAGACCTTCCGCAATTCCAGTCGCGACAGCCATTACGTTCTTCAGCGATCCGCCAATCTCCACGCCGGTGACGTCGGAATGGCTGTACACGCGGAAGTGGATCGAGCTGAACGCCTGCTGCGCAAACAGCGCCGCTTCCGCGCTTCGTGACGCGACGACGACAGCGGTCGGTTGCTGTGCCACTACTTCGGCGGCGAAGCTTGGCCCGGACAACGCGACGACCGTTGATTGCGGCAGCTCCTCGGCCGCGATGTCCGTCATCAAAGCGAGCGTATCGCGCTCGATTCCCTTCGATGCGACGACGATCGGAGTGTCAGACGGCACATGCGGTCGCGCCGAACGGGCGATCGAACGAAGCACATGTGAAGGCGTCACCAGCGTGACGAGCTCCGCGCCTTCGAGCGTCTCGTCGAGCTCGTTGTACGCTGTCAGCGTCTCGGCCAGCTGATTTCCGGGGAGGAATCTGCGGTTCTGGTGCGTTCGGTTGATCGTTTCTACCACGTCCCACTCGTAGGCCCAGATACGAACGTCATGGCCGTTCCGGGCGAGGAGGTCGGCGAGCGCCGTCCCCCACGCTCCCGCGCCGATGACAGCGCACCGGGTCATGCCGCCTCCGCCTCCGCCTTGTTGTGCGAGCCGATCTTCGGCTCGGTCCCCTGGCGCAGACGGGAGATGTTGGTCCGGTGCATCCAGATCACAAAGAGGCCGATGACGCAGCTGATCAGGAAATACGGATCGGTCGCGCCCCTCAAGAAAAGCATCGCCAGCGGAAGCGTGACGGCCGCGACCAGGGAGCCAACGCTCGCGTAGCGCGTAATCGCCACAGCCGTCACAAAGCAGACGAAAGCGATGAGCGTCGGAAGCCACGCCAGTCCGAAGAACACCCCTCCGGCGGTCGCGACTCCCTTTCCCCCTCCCTGCCCCAGCAGAAAAATCGGCTTCACGTGTCCGACGATGGCGGCGACCCCGAAC
Proteins encoded in this region:
- a CDS encoding NAD(P)H-dependent glycerol-3-phosphate dehydrogenase; this encodes MTRCAVIGAGAWGTALADLLARNGHDVRIWAYEWDVVETINRTHQNRRFLPGNQLAETLTAYNELDETLEGAELVTLVTPSHVLRSIARSARPHVPSDTPIVVASKGIERDTLALMTDIAAEELPQSTVVALSGPSFAAEVVAQQPTAVVVASRSAEAALFAQQAFSSIHFRVYSHSDVTGVEIGGSLKNVMAVATGIAEGLGLGFNARAALITRGLAEMTRLGVRLGAEPATLAGLAGLGDLVLTCTGSLSRNRSLGVEIGRGVSLDEVLAGKETVAEGVVTTRSAHALAAREGVEMPIVDAVHRVLFERQPARDAISALMARELRSETE
- the plsY gene encoding glycerol-3-phosphate 1-O-acyltransferase PlsY; this translates as MHPLVGLVIAYLAGSIPFAYLAGKAKGIDLRQHGSGNLGATNAMRVLGPRIGGLVYLCDTLKGMLPALLLPPRIDSPHPELWAIAFGVAAIVGHVKPIFLLGQGGGKGVATAGGVFFGLAWLPTLIAFVCFVTAVAITRYASVGSLVAAVTLPLAMLFLRGATDPYFLISCVIGLFVIWMHRTNISRLRQGTEPKIGSHNKAEAEAA